In Humulus lupulus chromosome 7, drHumLupu1.1, whole genome shotgun sequence, the following are encoded in one genomic region:
- the LOC133789801 gene encoding laccase-17-like — protein MGVHGRLSSSPFPRVYNLFLFIISLAISNHAFAGITRHYNFNIELKNVTRLGYTKSIVTANGEFPGPSIVARDGDRLVIKVVSHVPNNITIHWHGIRQVQTGWADGPGYVTQCPIQTGKSFVYNYTVVDQRGSFYWHAHISWLRATLYGPMIILPKRGTPYPFPKPHKEVPIIFGEWWSADTEAIIDQALLNGGGPNVSDAYTINGLPGPLYNSSSEDTFKLKVKPGKTYLLRLINAALNSELFFSIANHTLKVVDTDGIYVKPFEVDAVIIASGQSTNVILNTKSEFPNATFLMIIRPFSPGHPFDNTTSAGILKYESPNSTLAIPWQKLQLLKPLVLHDLNDTSFAIKFSNKLRSLANAQFPSNVPQKVDKHFFFTVGLGTRPCQHNNKTCEGPNGAKFAASVNNISFALPNTSLLQAHFSGQSKGVYSPDFPSIPTFPFNYTGTPPNNTLVEIATKVEVLPFNTSVELVMQNTNIVLSERHPFHLHGYTFFVVGEGFGNFNSTKDPANFNLVDPVGRNTACVPSGGWIAIRFITDNPGVWLMHCHLEDHASWGMMMAWVVLDGKLPNQKLLPPPADLPKC, from the exons ATGGGTGTTCATGGTCGTCTTTCTTCATCACCATTTCCCAGAGTCTATAATCTCTTCCTTTTCATCATTAGTTTGGCCATTTCCAATCATGCATTTGCAGGCATTACAAGGCACTATAATTTTAAT ATTgaattaaaaaatgtgacaagacTAGGCTACACAAAGAGTATTGTCACTGCAAATGGAGAGTTTCCTGGACCGAGTATTGTAGCGAGGGATGGTGACCGTTTAGTTATTAAAGTGGTCAGCCATGTCCCAAACAACATCACCATTCACTG GCATGGTATTAGGCAAGTTCAAACAGGGTGGGCTGATGGGCCTGGATATGTGACCCAATGCCCAATACAAACAGGAAAGAGCTTTGTGTATAACTACACGGTTGTAGACCAGAGAGGCAGCTTTTACTGGCATGCCCACATATCATGGCTAAGAGCTACTCTCTATGGTCCCATGATCATTCTTCCAAAGCGTGGCACTCCTTACCCATTTCCTAAACCCCACAAAGAAGTTCCAATCATCTTTG GAGAGTGGTGGAGTGCAGATACAGAGGCAATTATTGACCAGGCTTTGCTAAATGGTGGGGGCCCAAATGTCTCAGATGCCTATACCATTAATGGGCTTCCAGGCCCATTGTATAATAGCTCATCTGAAG ACACATTCAAGTTGAAGGTGAAGCCAGGAAAGACTTATCTTCTTCGTCTAATCAATGCTGCACTTAATAGTGAGCTATTTTTCAGCATTGCAAACCACACACTGAAAGTGGTTGATACTGATGGTATTTATGTCAAACCTTTTGAAGTTGACGCCGTTATCATAGCCTCTGGACAATCCACAAATGTTATACTCAACACCAAATCTGAGTTCCCAAATGCCACATTCCTCATGATCATTAGGCCATTTTCGCCAGGTCACCCTTTTGACAATACTACCAGTGCAGGAATCTTAAAATATGAATCTCCAAACTCAACCCTTGCAATCCCATGGCAGAAACTTCAGCTCTTGAAGCCACTAGTCTTGCATGATCTAAACGACACTTCATTCGCAATAAAATTTAGCAACAAACTTCGTAGTTTAGCCAATGCACAGTTCCCATCTAATGTTCCTCAAAAGGTCGATAAGCATTTTTTCTTCACAGTTGGCCTTGGAACTAGACCATGCCAACATAACAATAAAACCTGTGAAGGCCCCAATGGGGCAAAGTTTGCTGCCTCAGTGAACAATATTTCTTTTGCACTCCCAAACACATCCCTCCTCCAAGCCCATTTTTCAGGTCAATCAAAGGGGGTTTACAGTCCTGACTTTCCTAGTATTCCCACCTTCCCATTTAACTATACAGGAACTCCACCAAACAACACATTGGTGGAAATTGCAACAAAGGTAGAGGTTCTTCCATTTAACACAAGTGTGGAGTTGGTGATGCAAAATACAAACATTGTTCTTTCTGAAAGGCACCCTTTTCATCTCCATGGATATACCTTCTTTGTAGTTGGAGAAGGCTTTGGGAATTTTAATTCTACTAAAGACCCTGCAAACTTCAATTTGGTTGACCCTGTGGGAAGAAACACTGCATGTGTTCCTTCTGGTGGATGGATTGCTATAAGATTTATAACAGATAATCCAG GTGTATGGCTTATGCACTGTCACTTGGAGGACCATGCAAGTTGGGGGATGATGATGGCTTGGGTAGTCTTGGATGGAAAGTTGCCTAATCAAAAATTACTTCCTCCACCTGCTGATCTTCCCAAATGCTGA